The Nematostella vectensis chromosome 11, jaNemVect1.1, whole genome shotgun sequence nucleotide sequence aaTTTTTTTGAAAGTATACCGTTGTATTTTCTAATGTAATCAGTAGCAAAGGGGCGGCTGATAGaaattctttgtttttgtttgaataCTAGTTTGAATTAAAGTTATGTTCTATTCAACAGTTCCAGTTCGCAGATGAGTACCGCTGTGAGAGGAGTGCGCCGAGAGATCCTCAATTTGGAAAAATCAATTTAGAGGCGATTCACAAGGTAAGCCATGTAGCCTGGCCTGCTTTTTGAGGCAAACGATTCACAAGGTGAGCCATGTAGCCTGGCCTGCTTTTTGAGGCAAACGAAACAGCGCCAGATTCACATGGTAAGCcatccttttcccatatgatacctatgacctCGCACCCGCCTCAGTAATTCCTGGCTACGCGCTTGTGTCCGTCTCTTGGACAGAGTCCCACGGTTTTGCAAACGGGATCGTTTACCAGTGAGGATCCTATAGGGTGCCGTCCTGTGAAAACAGCGCCAAACGTATTGGCATAAACAGCAAGTATTGCTGGCCAAACATGCTGGCGCTATAGCACGCCATGTCGCGAGGTTCTATTGTTGTTTACCATTTCCCGTAGTCTTGTGTTTTGACGAGCGTAGCAGTGGCTGCAATGCTGGCTTTAACAgcctctgtcagccgccattttgtcatcctagtaAAGTACCGAGAGTAAAAAaagtatccatttccatcggctgatttggggaagccaatgcgatattttcgattgaatttggtaaataaagtattaaactttgttttagatggttatttcgagatttgaGCTCATTTTGGGCCTTCCAAtgttaaatgaaaacaataacaaaggtgtgccTGACAAAGGGCCTTTTTCCACGGGGCTTCAACGTCTTTTTGGTTTGTATTTTCAGGTGCGATGGAACCCTAACAAGCAAGCGGCCACGTGGTTGGCAACAGGTGGCGCGGCGGGACTGGTTCGAGTACACCTTGTCAAACGCTTATagccaagtatccaagcaagtcCCAGGCCCTCTATGATCTAAAACACGTAGGGAAGCATGGGTACCAGAGGTCGGTCGCGCCAAGGTTTCTAATAGTATGTCACGGTGGTGAGGGACCAATCAGTGATTATTGCTCTTTATGCGAAGGAGGAATATTCAGACGAAACTCAAGAATATTCTTTTACACATTATACGCCTGGTTCGATGTCGTGAATTCGAGCACAGCCAATATGCGAGTCGAGCAAAACCAGAACAAGTGAAAGTGATGCGGCGATTGTTGTCCCCAACCTCTGTCATTCGGGGAAGTATCACTTTCTCCAAAAATCGACCTGTAATATGttattttgctaattttaTACCAAGTTCGTGCTTTTAATGATGAAGAACTATTCGGTCTCAACATTATTAATAAAAAGCTTTATTACAATTTTGTACAGTGATATTTAATatgtgaaataaatatttataatttCATATACCTTTCTATATTGTTGCGTCTTTTGCTTCCACCAAATCCATTGCTTTTAAACCACCCTTACCATGACTGTCAATCCTAGCGAGTAATGGAAATGAAGTGGTAATGAACTCAGTTTAGTGCTAGACTCTCTgactgggtttcctgtggtttgtAAGCGTTTTGCCGTCACAGgagctcgccccaggctccaCGCCGTATAACGGTTCATCTCCGCTCAGAGGCAGCCGGGATCGCCTGGGACAAGGCTATAATTTACTAACAAGTCCCACGATGCTTTTCGCGTCTCGAGATTGGCACTAGTGCAAGATGTGCGTGTGTATGTCGCACTAGAGCGAGCTACATCTGTACATTCTTATCTTTCCCCAGAGCCGACTATATTTTGTAAGTAAGGACACGAAGCAACAGGCTATGCAtttgagtaagtacgcagctgctttgtctcctattatctttgttctacaaaggagttcttttgtctctattctcctttgtgtcgaggtgcggatattgttcatttgcccaatcaaattgcagcttgtaagagctgcgtactgacccatgCATTTGACATAAAGCATATGGATAACTTatactacccccccccccccccctccctccctcgtAAAAAATTGCAAGTTGTTTTACATCTACCTCCACATCCAAAAAGGAGTGAAATTCTGTATACATTTTTCCTAATCTTTGGtacaaatactgtacaatTGTGGGCTTGTGCGCACAAATTTGTCATTTCAATGACCAGAATGAAGGATGAATAAAGGTTATCTAAATTTTCACTAGCCCGCATCTGTATGATAACACCCGGAGCCTTTACTAGAAGCTCAGCTTTTCCGAGAACAATTCCAAGAAACCTCCGAAAGCCAGTACGTCGCCGTCAaagggcggatccaggattgcACGAAAGGAACGGGAAGGGGGAGAGGGAAACATACAAACATGGCGTAGGTAGACTTGTGAATTTGAGATTCAAACTAAAACATTTCTTCTGAAatctaagtcataggggtagAAATGGGGAACCGCATCCCCCTTCCCCGTCGCTCTGTGCCTGGATGCGCTGAACGCGATGTCTGGGACCCCTGTGGCTTCTATCATCTACTTGTCGTTGTCGTCAAGCTTCTCTTTTCTTAGATGGCTCAGGGGTGGGAGCTTCTTGAGCGGCGGAAGCTTAGAGGGCAGGACATCAGGAGGTACCTGTCCACCACTCCCCTCGTCTTCCGAGTCTGTCCCCTTGAGCTGCGGGTCACATGTCTTATTTGTCTtgcgtcttttttttttcttggaagAACGAATGCCGTTGGCGAATTCGGGTGAGGTTATCCctgagaaagaaaaacaatgaaatgtATTACCTTACAACATCAGTTCGTTTGAAGTTATTGTGTTGTTCGTATGGCttgcaattttgaaataaaaactttAGTCTTCATTCAGAACTTGAAATGTTACACTAATTTTTACTGATCCAGGGTGCTAGAAAGAAATCTTGATAACACAGTAAAACTATGTACTTTTTAGGTGACATTTAATTTTGTTCTGGGAATTTTTTAGCATGCATTGATGTATGACACACTAAGTCAATGTAGctcaaaacacacacacatcagTGAAGCgaccttaaagccgcattagtTTGCTTCCAGGgaccgacggaaacctcaaacGACAAGAGGCAAAATAATCTTTTAGAATcagcgctatttaacaggccatccgctcaaAATTATTAGTCAAATTCTCAAAGAAaattccaatagacacactgcttttacaattttgaaatatttttcccgttttccgttaaaattcaTCGGAGATTTTACATAATCAACTGGAAGTAAACTAGTGACAAGCTATTGTACCATCCCTACCATAACCTACCGACATCTTTATCCTCGTTGCCCTCTTCCTCATCGGATTCCTCTTCTCCCATGTACCCTTCATTCGCCTGCGCCCCCTCTTCGTGACCCTCCTCTTTCTGTGACTTTTTCGACCTCTTTTTCCTCCTTCCCGACGCCCTTGCCGCACCTTCCTCGAGACAAGCAACGGCTGCGTCTGTTTGTGTCGGTGTTTCATCACTGGGTTCTTGTATTTCACTCTTTTTGGAATTCTTCTTGGATCTCTCTACTCTGACTGCGAGAGTGTCAGGCGGCGTGTTTAACGTCCCAGAAGTTGAAGGTTTGGGTTCCATTTGTATATTTCGCTTGTGCTCCCGCCTTCGTGcgttttctttcctttttctaaaaaaagggAAAGCATTTGTAAAACAATCTGTCAGAGTAACCCCGCCCTGCGTCTTGATCTTAATCTTGTATCACTGATCCTCCCAAAGTGTCTTTGTGGTCTGCCCTGAATTCCTTTATTTAGCTATCTGTGTCAGTGGCCTTGTCCACTGACCCTGACTTGTCTACACCTCCTCCTAATAAAAACTGCAGATTCTGGCTACGCCCGTGCGTGTGCCCTATAGTCTGACAAACAATTGCTTGAAACCTTCACTAAAGGGGGTTTTGTCAGTGCCATTTTGCAAGGAAGGGAAAAGTTTATTCGTGAGGGCGTGGTGGTATGGGTATTACTTACTGCATCAGGTTTAAACAGCACGCGACGAAACACAGTACCAAGAGGACCCCAAAGCTGAGCGGAATCATGATATAGTTCAGCGTATCATCTAATGGGGCCATCGCCTTTTCATCCATCACATCCACTCCAACCGTGGAACTCACATCAGTCGATTTCGCCTTGATCAAGTGTTCTAGAACGCTTTTCGGGAGAACAGTATGGGAGGTCTTTCTTATATCGTTTCCAGCGGGAAGGTGGAGGTAGAATTTCAGCTCGATGTTTTTGTCGCGTTGTTTGGGAAATCCTGCCAAAAGCACCACGTCGCTGCTTTGaaaatttctgaaaaaaaaaaacccgattTATAAATGTTGTCCAAATATCTATAAGTAGAGCAACAATCCCACACCTCCCAGAAAATCATAGCCACACGCCTGTAGTTTTGCTATTTCATAtcccgtagcaggcctcgatttattgggggaggggcacgatacagagacattaagaaaacctTTTggaggcacagccacgcccctactggtcatttccttataattttttttttaaatattgggaggggggcggtgaccccagtgccccaccccctgccaCGGCCCTGTACTTCATGGTATGTTCTGTCCAGACGCACACATAACCGACGTACTGGCTTGTCGCTTCCATGGGCCACGGTGAATTCCaatctcccccctcccccgccccCACCCCGGGGACTATTTCAAAAGCAGGAGGTCTATGTCTATATGGTATCTATAGTGGTGCACTTCAGAATAACCAAAAACTTCAGAGCGGTTTTCTTTATGTCTTTACTTAACATAAGCGATGCGTCTTTTTTGTGGTCGTCATTTTGGGAGTTGGTCGCTAGCTACCCTCCTGCGCATAGCTTTCTTTGTCGCTCGTTCGATACAGGTTCGGCTCGtgcgacacagaaagctctccGCAGGAGGGTACCCGCTAACTGGAGACGTTCGCAGTTACTCAAAACGGTTGCTGTTCAAAGTGACACCTTATtttttgatagaaaaaaaaacgaattccTACTTGTAGGCTCCGCGACATTTGATTATCAAGCACTGAAATTACCTTGTGACATTCCATCTCTGTAACCCGCACTTATCCGGGTCGCTAGAGCAGTAACCATTAGTGACTGTTGCCATGGCATCCTTAAACTTGTCGGTTCTTCCATCGCTTTTCCATGATGCCAGATTGACGTCACTGAATGAGATGATCGCGGAATTGTCTGACGCTTCGTCTGTAATCGGAGAAGAGACACTGGAggtgacagacagacagacagacagacagacagacagacagacagacagacagacagacagacagacagacagacagacagacagacagacagacagacagacagacagacagacagacagacagacagacagacagacagacagacagacagacagacagacagacacatgGACGGAAGGTCAGATGGACAAACCGAAGACACTAAATTACTGTCTCTTTAAATTTCTTTCGCCTGGTTTATTGTTGGGGCTAATGAAGCGAACGAAGCTGCGAATTTTCCCGTTATTAATGACGTCCCGTTTGCAAGTTTATCATTATACTCATTTTTTGGTCCTTTATTATTACGTCTAGATGTTTCTGGTTGACCATATTACGTGGGTGGTAAGTCGACCAAGAACTGTATCACACAATAACATCAAAATGCgcttttttgtaaatttgtttttctcagGAACAAAAATGTTAATAACGACGCTTTGAATACTGTGGGCGaagtattttcttttattttctaaatgtgtCCGGATAGTTTGgattattttaaagtttgaTTACATCAATCAACGTATGTATGTGTCAACTCTTTAGTCTcgctgtagtttttttttttataatgctGATTTATATTTTCAGAATGACCTAGAACAAAGTCAACTGAAGTCAACTGGAAATATAACAGAAGAACTTTATATTCGAATTTCACGCTAAATTGTCAACCACGGAAAGAATAAATATTGATTTCTTTGCAAATGTAATCGCTTAGAATTAAATTGATTATGCTGTTGTTACGGACTAAAAAATACCATTGTTGTTTTCAGTGTGTATTCA carries:
- the LOC116610915 gene encoding uncharacterized protein LOC116610915 isoform X1, which encodes MTRSSVVVLFLSVVTSIKSDEASDNSAIISFSDVNLASWKSDGRTDKFKDAMATVTNGYCSSDPDKCGLQRWNVTRNFQSSDVVLLAGFPKQRDKNIELKFYLHLPAGNDIRKTSHTVLPKSVLEHLIKAKSTDVSSTVGVDVMDEKAMAPLDDTLNYIMIPLSFGVLLVLCFVACCLNLMQKRKENARRREHKRNIQMEPKPSTSGTLNTPPDTLAVRVERSKKNSKKSEIQEPSDETPTQTDAAVACLEEGAARASGRRKKRSKKSQKEEGHEEGAQANEGYMGEEESDEEEGNEDKDVGITSPEFANGIRSSKKKKRRKTNKTCDPQLKGTDSEDEGSGGQVPPDVLPSKLPPLKKLPPLSHLRKEKLDDNDK
- the LOC116610915 gene encoding uncharacterized protein LOC116610915 isoform X2, with amino-acid sequence MATVTNGYCSSDPDKCGLQRWNVTRNFQSSDVVLLAGFPKQRDKNIELKFYLHLPAGNDIRKTSHTVLPKSVLEHLIKAKSTDVSSTVGVDVMDEKAMAPLDDTLNYIMIPLSFGVLLVLCFVACCLNLMQKRKENARRREHKRNIQMEPKPSTSGTLNTPPDTLAVRVERSKKNSKKSEIQEPSDETPTQTDAAVACLEEGAARASGRRKKRSKKSQKEEGHEEGAQANEGYMGEEESDEEEGNEDKDVGITSPEFANGIRSSKKKKRRKTNKTCDPQLKGTDSEDEGSGGQVPPDVLPSKLPPLKKLPPLSHLRKEKLDDNDK